From a single bacterium genomic region:
- a CDS encoding SpoIID/LytB domain-containing protein: protein MRSVTTSDAVPQVKVLLRQTSQAVAVSANMAFVVKSEDNQDITYVSEGQKIELKCAQNKIEIYDAQGKSLGKAATATCSAKSDEIRFSTGGNSYRGLLVATAINGEMILINALDMESYLMGVVRNEIGKLPMEQIEAAKAQAIAARTYAVKNRNKYKTYDYVSDVGDQVYQGASSETDVSNQAVMETAGQILQYNDQPINAVFFSTCGGITANAFDVWKNSANVPYLRSIQTSYNGKNFCMESPLYRWEIKWTGEEIENLIKTNLPIILKDQMPGEDFSKLQSQKLYNLAVIQRDSSQRIQSIKVGFTKDQYTVSGEQIRRILKGEKSILYSSLFKISIERNTDGTIISVTAKGAGNGHGVGMCQWCARTMAKDGYGFQQILGYFYRGAVLKKMY from the coding sequence TTGTAGTCAAAAGTGAAGACAATCAGGACATTACTTATGTGTCCGAAGGACAAAAGATTGAATTAAAGTGCGCGCAAAATAAAATAGAAATCTATGATGCGCAAGGAAAATCACTCGGAAAAGCGGCAACGGCTACATGTTCTGCAAAGTCGGATGAAATTCGGTTCTCGACCGGTGGCAACTCCTATCGTGGACTATTGGTAGCAACCGCAATCAATGGCGAAATGATATTAATCAATGCCTTAGATATGGAGTCTTACCTGATGGGCGTTGTTCGCAATGAGATCGGAAAATTACCGATGGAGCAAATTGAAGCCGCTAAAGCGCAAGCGATTGCGGCACGGACGTATGCCGTCAAAAACCGAAATAAATATAAAACCTACGATTACGTAAGCGATGTAGGAGATCAGGTTTATCAAGGCGCATCCAGCGAGACAGATGTGAGTAATCAAGCCGTCATGGAAACAGCCGGACAGATTTTGCAGTACAATGATCAGCCAATTAATGCCGTTTTCTTTTCGACTTGCGGTGGCATCACAGCCAATGCATTCGACGTGTGGAAAAATTCAGCCAACGTGCCATATTTGCGAAGCATTCAGACAAGCTACAACGGAAAAAACTTTTGCATGGAATCTCCCTTATATCGATGGGAAATCAAATGGACAGGGGAAGAAATTGAGAACCTGATTAAAACCAATCTCCCGATAATTCTCAAAGATCAGATGCCCGGTGAAGATTTTTCAAAATTACAAAGCCAAAAGCTTTATAATCTTGCTGTTATTCAGCGTGATTCGAGCCAAAGGATTCAATCGATCAAAGTTGGTTTTACAAAAGATCAGTATACGGTTAGCGGCGAGCAGATCCGACGGATTCTTAAAGGTGAAAAATCGATATTGTATAGTTCGTTATTCAAAATCAGCATCGAACGGAATACCGACGGAACGATCATAAGCGTCACGGCTAAAGGGGCCGGCAACGGTCACGGCGTGGGTATGTGCCAGTGGTGCGCCCGAACAATGGCCAAAGACGGATATGGATTCCAGCAGATATTAGGATATTTTTATCGAGGGGCTGTGTTGAAGAAAATGTATTAA
- a CDS encoding 3-hydroxybutyryl-CoA dehydrogenase yields the protein MDVKNIKTIGVLGCGLMGSGIAQVAAASGFKTIAREINQELIDKGIGNIKKQLERNAAKGKITAEEKDKTIANLSGSTSLDDLKNCDVIIEAVTEDIKIKGEMYSYLDKICPSHTIFASNTSSLTITEMAATTQRPDRFCGMHFFNPVPVMKLVEIVKGVRTSEETFNTAFELGKALGKTPIGAKDNSGFVVNFLLVPYLLGAIRAVQNGTASIEDIDKGMMLGCGYPMGPLTLLDFVGIDTTYRIAEIMFKEYGEPMYSCPPLLRKMFMAGFYGKKSGKGFYDYSSGTPVVNKEIVSYIK from the coding sequence GATCGGGTATTGCACAGGTCGCTGCCGCGTCAGGCTTTAAAACGATTGCGCGCGAAATCAATCAGGAACTGATCGACAAAGGGATCGGCAATATCAAAAAGCAGCTTGAACGTAACGCGGCTAAAGGAAAAATCACGGCCGAAGAGAAAGATAAAACGATAGCCAATCTAAGTGGCTCAACCAGCCTCGATGATCTCAAAAATTGTGACGTTATTATCGAAGCCGTAACGGAAGATATTAAGATCAAAGGCGAAATGTATTCTTATCTGGACAAAATTTGTCCTTCCCATACCATTTTTGCATCGAATACATCCAGTCTGACGATTACGGAAATGGCGGCGACGACTCAACGTCCGGACCGTTTCTGCGGCATGCATTTCTTTAACCCCGTACCGGTGATGAAATTAGTGGAAATTGTCAAAGGCGTGCGCACATCGGAAGAAACTTTCAACACTGCATTTGAACTTGGAAAAGCTCTGGGTAAAACGCCTATTGGCGCTAAAGATAACTCAGGATTTGTAGTTAATTTTCTGTTGGTTCCATACCTTTTGGGAGCGATTCGTGCGGTTCAAAACGGAACAGCTTCTATTGAAGATATCGATAAAGGTATGATGCTGGGCTGCGGATACCCGATGGGACCTTTGACGTTATTGGATTTTGTAGGTATTGATACGACGTACCGCATCGCAGAAATTATGTTCAAAGAATACGGCGAACCGATGTACTCTTGTCCGCCATTATTGCGGAAGATGTTTATGGCCGGCTTCTACGGTAAAAAATCCGGAAAAGGTTTCTATGATTATTCGTCAGGAACACCGGTCGTTAACAAAGAAATCGTGAGCTATATAAAGTAA